The proteins below are encoded in one region of Caulobacter henricii:
- a CDS encoding enoyl-CoA hydratase-related protein, translating to MTNPIADPLVEVPDTDAVSPLVHLESTPEGAVTVWINRPEKKNAFNAETIAALREAFETLHGAEGVRVVFLRGTGGAFSAGADLTWMADAVDWSEDDNRLDALELAHMLKALHDVPALTVALVEGPAFGGGAGLVAACDHAMATADARFSFSEVKLGLTPATISPYVIAALGPRTAKLLFATGRVFDADVAWSYGLVDEVFDDLAGLEAARDALIEEMAACAPGAIGDAKALVNDFVDQKIDKGLIEESAKRIARRRVSEEGQEGVRAFLARRKPSWTE from the coding sequence ATGACCAACCCTATCGCCGACCCCCTTGTCGAGGTGCCCGACACCGACGCCGTGAGCCCGCTGGTTCACCTGGAGAGCACGCCCGAAGGGGCGGTGACCGTCTGGATCAACCGACCTGAAAAGAAGAACGCCTTCAACGCTGAGACCATCGCGGCCCTGCGCGAGGCCTTCGAGACCTTGCACGGGGCCGAAGGTGTCCGCGTGGTGTTCCTGCGTGGCACGGGTGGGGCGTTCAGCGCCGGCGCTGACCTGACCTGGATGGCCGATGCGGTCGACTGGAGCGAGGACGACAACCGCCTCGACGCGCTCGAACTGGCCCACATGCTGAAGGCCCTGCACGATGTGCCGGCCCTGACCGTGGCCCTGGTTGAAGGCCCCGCCTTCGGCGGCGGTGCCGGCCTGGTGGCGGCCTGCGATCACGCCATGGCCACCGCCGATGCCCGGTTCAGCTTTTCCGAGGTCAAGCTTGGTCTGACCCCGGCGACGATCAGCCCCTATGTCATTGCCGCCCTGGGCCCGCGCACGGCCAAGCTGCTGTTTGCCACCGGCCGGGTGTTCGATGCCGATGTGGCCTGGAGCTATGGCCTGGTCGACGAGGTGTTCGACGATCTGGCCGGTCTGGAAGCCGCCCGCGATGCCCTGATCGAGGAAATGGCCGCCTGCGCCCCGGGCGCGATCGGCGACGCCAAGGCCCTGGTCAATGACTTTGTGGATCAGAAGATCGACAAGGGGCTGATCGAAGAGTCCGCCAAGCGCATCGCGCGCCGTCGCGTGTCGGAAGAGGGCCAGGAGGGCGTGCGTGCCTTTCTCGCTCGTCGTAAACCGTCCTGGACGGAATAG
- a CDS encoding GNAT family N-acetyltransferase, giving the protein MSASPHPRLSPWTEALFPAWDALNRDPLVAQWLGGAMDSERSRATFARVAAGVADKGWGIWAVLDETGEAVGAAGLHDLDGAFGLEGVEAMWRLRTGAVGRGLVSGVMPSIFADGFARLPLDEILAFTARSNVRSQAVMQRLGLTRDEGRDFDHPDLALDHPLRPHVMYCLARPQEGQDQ; this is encoded by the coding sequence ATGAGTGCTTCGCCCCATCCTCGTCTGTCACCCTGGACGGAGGCTCTGTTCCCGGCCTGGGACGCGCTGAATCGCGATCCGCTGGTCGCCCAGTGGCTGGGCGGCGCAATGGACTCCGAGCGTAGCCGCGCGACCTTCGCGCGGGTGGCGGCAGGCGTGGCCGATAAAGGCTGGGGCATTTGGGCGGTCCTGGACGAGACGGGCGAGGCTGTCGGCGCTGCGGGCCTTCACGACCTGGACGGCGCGTTCGGGCTTGAGGGCGTCGAAGCCATGTGGCGGCTGCGGACCGGCGCTGTCGGCCGGGGTCTGGTCTCCGGCGTGATGCCGTCGATCTTCGCCGACGGCTTCGCGCGCCTGCCGCTTGACGAGATTCTGGCCTTTACGGCCCGTTCGAACGTTCGGTCCCAGGCGGTTATGCAACGGCTAGGCCTTACGCGCGACGAAGGTCGGGACTTCGATCATCCCGACCTTGCGCTGGATCATCCGTTGCGACCGCATGTGATGTATTGCTTAGCCAGACCCCAGGAAGGCCAAGACCAATGA
- a CDS encoding carboxyl transferase domain-containing protein: protein MPKLNSVIDPSGETFVRNAAHNRGLVAELHQRVAAAALGGSEATRQRHVARGKLLPRQRVERLLDPGSPFLEIGQLAACDLYDGEAPGAGVITGIGRVSGREVMIVANDATVKGGAYYPMTVKKHLRAQEIAAQNRLPCVYLVDSGGANLPHQAEVFPDRDHFGRIFFNQARMSAAGIAQIACVMGSCTAGGAYVPAMSDETVIVRDQGTIFLAGPPLVKAATGEVISAEELGGADTHGRRSGVVDHVANDDEHALEIVRSIVANLNTTKPAELVIAETKAPLFDAEELYGIVPTDVRAPYDVREVIARIVDGSEFDEFKALYGTTLVCGFARIWGQPVAILANNGVLFSESAVKGAHFIELACKRKIPLVFLQNISGFMVGGKYEAGGIAKDGAKLVTAVASAEVPKFTVLIGGSFGAGNYGMCGRAYSPRFLFTWPNSRISVMGGEQAASVLATVHRDAAKWSDDEAEAFKAPIRQKYEDEGNPYHATARLWDDGIIDPAQTRDVLGLAISASLNAPIPETTFGVFRM, encoded by the coding sequence ATGCCGAAGCTGAACTCCGTTATCGATCCGTCCGGCGAGACCTTCGTCCGCAATGCCGCCCATAATCGCGGTCTGGTCGCCGAGTTGCACCAGAGGGTCGCCGCAGCCGCGCTGGGCGGCTCCGAGGCGACGCGCCAGCGCCATGTGGCGCGGGGCAAGCTGCTGCCACGCCAGCGGGTCGAGCGCCTGCTGGATCCGGGCTCACCGTTCCTGGAGATCGGACAGCTGGCGGCCTGCGATCTCTATGATGGCGAAGCGCCCGGCGCCGGCGTCATCACCGGGATCGGTCGGGTCTCGGGCCGCGAGGTGATGATCGTCGCCAACGACGCCACCGTGAAGGGCGGTGCCTATTACCCGATGACGGTGAAGAAGCACCTGCGCGCCCAGGAAATCGCGGCTCAGAACCGGCTGCCCTGCGTCTATCTGGTCGACAGCGGTGGCGCGAACCTGCCCCACCAGGCCGAGGTCTTTCCCGACCGCGACCATTTCGGCCGCATCTTCTTCAACCAGGCCCGGATGAGCGCGGCGGGCATCGCCCAGATCGCCTGCGTCATGGGGTCCTGCACCGCCGGCGGGGCCTATGTGCCGGCGATGAGCGACGAAACCGTCATTGTCCGTGACCAGGGCACGATCTTCCTGGCCGGTCCGCCGCTGGTGAAGGCCGCCACCGGCGAGGTGATCAGCGCCGAGGAACTGGGCGGGGCAGATACCCACGGCCGTCGCTCGGGCGTGGTCGACCACGTGGCCAATGACGACGAGCATGCGCTGGAGATCGTTCGCTCCATCGTCGCCAACCTGAACACCACCAAGCCCGCCGAACTGGTGATTGCCGAGACCAAGGCACCGCTGTTCGATGCCGAAGAGCTTTACGGGATCGTGCCGACCGACGTCCGCGCCCCCTATGACGTGCGCGAGGTCATCGCCCGCATCGTCGACGGCAGCGAGTTCGACGAGTTCAAGGCTCTGTACGGCACGACCCTGGTCTGTGGCTTCGCCCGCATCTGGGGCCAGCCGGTGGCGATCCTGGCCAATAACGGCGTGCTGTTTTCAGAGAGCGCCGTGAAGGGCGCGCATTTCATAGAACTTGCCTGCAAGCGCAAGATTCCGCTGGTCTTTCTGCAGAACATCTCAGGCTTCATGGTCGGCGGAAAGTACGAGGCCGGCGGCATTGCCAAGGACGGGGCCAAGCTGGTCACGGCGGTCGCCTCGGCCGAGGTGCCTAAGTTCACGGTGCTGATCGGCGGCAGTTTCGGAGCGGGCAATTACGGCATGTGCGGCCGGGCCTATAGCCCGCGCTTCCTGTTCACCTGGCCCAACAGCCGCATCTCGGTGATGGGCGGCGAGCAGGCCGCCAGCGTGCTGGCCACCGTCCACCGCGACGCCGCCAAGTGGAGCGACGATGAGGCCGAAGCCTTCAAGGCTCCGATCCGCCAGAAGTATGAGGATGAGGGCAATCCCTATCACGCCACCGCGCGGCTCTGGGATGACGGCATCATTGATCCGGCACAAACCCGCGACGTGCTGGGTCTGGCCATATCGGCGAGTTTGAATGCGCCCATTCCGGAGACGACGTTCGGCGTCTTCCGGATGTAA
- a CDS encoding patatin-like phospholipase family protein — MNAPDDSALAQLFAREQRSGGATWFSLPGGATLYAPGESADHLYFLRTGRMGAFRREEGQEPQFLGVIRPGEPAGEMALIGGTSHSANLVALRDSEILALPRAAFFEAAETDPTVMIELSRLMIRRARQAQTHAAIGDPSVFGFIAVEPGPAIRPVVERLARSMVALGYSVTVEGAESQLAPTEWFSNVEREHDFVLYVAEADETQWKHVVGRQVDRLFRIGRGERPPPPTIPTYASGPLQAQRLVDLILLQSGNLKQPQGSEAWMEATKAARLFHLRENGMADVQRLARVLTGQSVGLVLSGGGARAYAHIGAIEALRERGIPIDFVGGASMGGVIAAGLAMGWDDGEMEARIRKAFVESSPVDDIAFPMIAMTRGDKVKARLQEHFGDVQISDLWLPFFCVSSNLTSGSYHLHRRGPLHNALRASISLPGVLPPVCENGAVLVDGAVMKNFPADVMRAFQLGPIVGVDVTRGRSITDEDVVSPPSLWKWVLSGEWRKGPPIVALLMRAATVSTGRDLAASREASDVLITPKLDKIDIRDWRAFEPAVAAGKIAAAIAIDSLDRPVTDLRRRPSLVERAREALNPVGRG, encoded by the coding sequence CTGAACGCCCCTGACGACTCGGCCCTGGCGCAACTGTTCGCCCGCGAGCAGCGCAGCGGCGGCGCGACCTGGTTTTCCCTGCCGGGTGGCGCGACGCTCTATGCCCCGGGAGAAAGCGCCGACCATCTCTATTTCCTGCGCACCGGCCGCATGGGCGCATTCCGGCGTGAGGAGGGCCAGGAGCCGCAGTTCCTGGGAGTCATTCGGCCGGGCGAGCCGGCCGGCGAAATGGCCCTGATCGGCGGCACGTCCCATTCAGCCAATCTGGTCGCCTTGCGCGACAGCGAGATTCTGGCCCTGCCCCGAGCGGCTTTCTTCGAGGCCGCCGAAACCGATCCGACGGTCATGATCGAACTGTCGCGACTGATGATCCGCCGGGCCCGCCAGGCCCAGACCCACGCCGCGATCGGCGATCCGTCGGTTTTTGGCTTTATCGCAGTGGAACCCGGACCCGCTATCCGGCCCGTGGTCGAGCGTCTGGCGCGGAGCATGGTGGCTCTGGGCTACTCGGTGACCGTCGAGGGCGCGGAGTCGCAACTGGCCCCCACCGAGTGGTTCAGCAATGTCGAGCGCGAGCACGACTTCGTGCTGTATGTGGCCGAAGCCGACGAAACCCAGTGGAAGCACGTGGTCGGCAGACAGGTCGACCGCCTGTTCCGGATTGGGCGTGGCGAACGTCCGCCTCCGCCGACCATCCCGACCTATGCCTCTGGCCCCCTTCAGGCCCAGCGTCTCGTCGACCTGATTCTTCTGCAGTCCGGCAACCTGAAACAGCCCCAGGGTTCCGAAGCCTGGATGGAGGCCACCAAGGCGGCCCGCCTGTTCCATCTGCGCGAGAACGGCATGGCCGATGTCCAGAGACTGGCCCGGGTTCTGACCGGCCAGTCGGTGGGTCTGGTGCTCTCCGGCGGCGGTGCTCGGGCCTATGCCCATATCGGCGCCATCGAAGCCCTGCGCGAGCGCGGCATTCCCATCGACTTTGTCGGCGGGGCCTCCATGGGCGGGGTGATCGCGGCGGGCCTGGCCATGGGGTGGGACGATGGCGAGATGGAGGCCCGCATCCGCAAGGCCTTCGTCGAGTCGAGCCCCGTCGACGATATCGCCTTTCCGATGATCGCCATGACGCGCGGCGACAAGGTCAAGGCCCGCCTGCAGGAACATTTCGGCGACGTACAGATCAGCGACCTGTGGCTGCCGTTCTTTTGCGTGTCCTCAAACCTGACCTCGGGTTCCTACCACCTCCACCGCCGGGGTCCGCTCCACAACGCCCTGCGGGCCTCGATCTCGCTGCCGGGTGTGCTGCCCCCGGTTTGCGAGAACGGCGCGGTCCTGGTCGATGGCGCGGTCATGAAGAACTTCCCCGCCGACGTCATGCGCGCCTTCCAGCTCGGCCCGATCGTCGGGGTGGATGTCACGCGTGGCCGCAGCATCACCGACGAGGACGTGGTCAGCCCCCCCTCGCTGTGGAAGTGGGTCCTGTCAGGGGAATGGCGCAAGGGGCCGCCGATCGTCGCCCTGTTGATGCGTGCTGCCACGGTCTCCACCGGGCGAGATCTTGCGGCCAGTCGTGAAGCCTCGGACGTGCTGATCACGCCGAAGCTGGACAAGATCGACATCCGTGACTGGCGCGCCTTTGAGCCCGCCGTGGCCGCCGGCAAGATCGCGGCCGCGATCGCCATCGACTCACTGGACCGTCCAGTCACCGACCTTCGCCGCCGTCCGAGCCTGGTCGAGCGCGCCCGCGAAGCGCTCAATCCCGTCGGGCGAGGATGA
- a CDS encoding methyltransferase domain-containing protein: MPMPVWNPDIYALYRSYRERPALDLLTALPRDIDPVQIWDLGCGAGEQAALLSARHPSATVHGMDSSPQMLERARGLSSRVDWVLGDIACFAPEQPVDLLFTNAALQWVDDHAVLFPRLASALAPRGVLACQMPLVTDAAWRKTLGEIAATGPWAPRLAGVEGVRPSHDARDYYAWLAPLCPEIDIWTTTYLHALYGQDPIVDWTMGTTLLPYLDALTDAEERAGFLDAWRARLACDYPRREDGVTLFPFTRMFILARRD; the protein is encoded by the coding sequence ATGCCTATGCCTGTCTGGAACCCCGACATCTACGCCCTCTATCGGAGCTATCGGGAACGACCCGCGCTCGATCTTTTGACGGCGCTGCCGCGTGACATTGATCCAGTTCAGATCTGGGATCTGGGCTGCGGTGCGGGCGAGCAGGCGGCGCTGCTGTCGGCGCGACACCCCTCTGCGACCGTGCACGGAATGGATTCAAGTCCCCAGATGCTGGAGCGGGCGAGGGGACTTTCCTCCCGGGTGGACTGGGTTCTGGGCGATATTGCCTGCTTCGCGCCCGAGCAACCGGTCGATCTTCTGTTCACCAACGCCGCACTGCAATGGGTCGACGACCATGCCGTCCTCTTTCCGCGTCTGGCGTCCGCCCTGGCCCCCCGCGGCGTGCTGGCCTGCCAGATGCCGCTGGTGACGGATGCAGCCTGGCGAAAGACCCTGGGCGAGATCGCCGCGACTGGCCCCTGGGCCCCGCGACTGGCCGGCGTCGAGGGTGTGCGGCCGTCACATGATGCGCGCGACTACTACGCATGGCTGGCACCGCTGTGCCCCGAGATCGATATCTGGACGACCACCTATCTGCACGCCCTGTACGGTCAGGATCCGATCGTCGACTGGACAATGGGGACGACACTTTTGCCCTATCTGGACGCCCTGACCGACGCGGAGGAAAGGGCAGGGTTCCTTGACGCCTGGCGGGCGCGACTGGCGTGCGACTATCCTCGCCGCGAGGACGGCGTGACACTGTTTCCATTCACCCGGATGTTCATCCTCGCCCGACGGGATTGA
- a CDS encoding isovaleryl-CoA dehydrogenase, with the protein MMTNSAPSMDFALGETADAIRDTTARFAADKIAPIAAQIDETNSFPRELWVPMGDLGLHGITVEEEFGGLGLGYLEHVVAMEEISRASASVGLSYGAHSNLCVNQIRRWATPEQKTRYLPKLISGEHVGSLAMSEVGSGSDVVSMKLRAELKGDHYVLNGTKFWITNAPHADTLVVYAKTSDRGITAFLIEKGMKGFSVSKKLDKMGMRGSDTAELVFEDCEVPVENVMGPVGGGVGVLMSGLDYERAVLAAGPLGLMQACIDVVLPYVRERKQFGQAIGSFQLMQGKVADMYVALNSARAYVYAVARACDAGKTTRFDAAGAILLASENAVKTCLEAIQALGGAGYTREWPVERFLRDAKLYDIGAGTNEIRRFLIGRELVGN; encoded by the coding sequence ATGATGACAAATTCCGCACCCTCGATGGACTTCGCGCTGGGCGAAACGGCCGACGCGATCCGTGACACCACTGCCCGGTTCGCGGCCGACAAGATCGCGCCGATCGCCGCTCAGATCGATGAGACCAACAGCTTTCCGCGCGAGCTCTGGGTGCCCATGGGTGACCTTGGCCTGCACGGCATCACGGTCGAGGAGGAGTTCGGCGGCCTGGGCCTCGGCTATCTGGAACATGTGGTCGCCATGGAGGAGATCTCCCGCGCCTCAGCCTCGGTCGGCCTGTCCTATGGGGCCCACTCCAATCTCTGCGTGAATCAGATCCGCCGTTGGGCGACGCCCGAGCAAAAGACCCGCTACCTGCCCAAGCTGATCAGCGGTGAACATGTCGGCTCCCTGGCCATGAGCGAGGTCGGATCGGGCTCGGACGTGGTGTCCATGAAGCTGCGGGCCGAGCTCAAGGGCGACCACTATGTGCTCAACGGCACGAAATTCTGGATCACCAACGCCCCGCATGCCGACACCCTGGTGGTCTATGCCAAGACCAGTGATCGCGGCATCACGGCCTTCCTGATCGAGAAGGGCATGAAGGGTTTCAGCGTCAGCAAGAAGCTCGACAAGATGGGCATGCGCGGATCGGATACCGCCGAGCTGGTCTTTGAAGACTGCGAAGTCCCGGTAGAGAACGTCATGGGCCCGGTCGGCGGTGGCGTCGGCGTTCTGATGAGCGGGCTGGACTATGAGCGCGCCGTACTGGCGGCGGGTCCGCTTGGCCTGATGCAGGCCTGTATCGACGTCGTCCTGCCCTATGTCCGCGAACGCAAGCAGTTCGGCCAGGCCATTGGCTCATTCCAGCTGATGCAGGGCAAGGTGGCGGACATGTATGTCGCCCTGAACTCGGCCAGGGCCTATGTCTATGCCGTGGCCCGGGCCTGCGATGCGGGCAAGACCACCCGTTTCGACGCCGCCGGCGCGATCCTGCTGGCCTCGGAGAATGCCGTGAAGACCTGTCTGGAGGCCATTCAGGCCCTGGGCGGTGCCGGCTATACGCGGGAATGGCCGGTCGAGCGCTTCCTGCGCGACGCCAAGCTGTATGACATCGGCGCCGGCACCAACGAGATCCGGCGTTTCCTGATCGGCCGCGAACTGGTCGGCAACTGA
- the spmX gene encoding lysozyme-family localization factor SpmX: MKPRHQVSRAAVDLIKRFEGYRMKAAQLPDGRWTIGYGHTLTARGGASVTEQDAEALLLYDLIAVAHAVNEQTYTPLNQNQFDALVCFAFNIGLDNFIRSGVLRRINEGSLLQAACAMEMWRKADFEGERIVIDALVRRRSAEKALFLTPADGVWVAAPSPILRPKVDYDASCAVPKQTPATVMARFEGDRATIEREEGPAPILVAPADEAPSASEQAAAAVGARLEAILPDTPAPAPVVVAPLASRDDLVLPEPPVPAAAVPAAVLYEDFEETVSAPFRLTPEPVAPVTPTPVVEVVETPAPRPFVVEPTLFETATRTSPSVFNLDGFSTSEDVTLSAMDVPFTEPEAPRFGNLSLLVSLGVLGLAMFGGGVLWILTVASGPGFSQIKMFGYGASMVGAICFVVSAYLLLRKLGGPEEGDED; encoded by the coding sequence ATGAAACCGCGTCATCAGGTCTCCCGCGCCGCCGTCGATCTCATCAAGAGATTCGAAGGCTACCGGATGAAAGCCGCTCAGCTCCCGGACGGGCGCTGGACCATCGGTTACGGCCATACCCTGACCGCCCGCGGCGGGGCGAGCGTCACGGAACAGGACGCCGAGGCCCTGCTGCTCTACGACCTGATTGCGGTCGCCCATGCGGTCAATGAACAGACCTATACGCCGTTGAACCAGAACCAGTTCGATGCGCTGGTCTGCTTCGCCTTCAATATCGGTCTGGACAATTTCATCCGCTCCGGGGTTTTGCGCCGGATCAATGAGGGCTCGCTGCTGCAGGCCGCCTGCGCCATGGAGATGTGGCGCAAGGCCGACTTCGAAGGCGAACGGATCGTCATCGACGCCCTGGTCCGCCGTCGCTCGGCGGAAAAGGCCCTGTTCCTGACGCCTGCGGATGGCGTCTGGGTTGCGGCACCCAGCCCGATCCTGCGGCCCAAGGTCGACTACGATGCCAGCTGCGCCGTGCCCAAACAGACTCCGGCCACCGTGATGGCCCGGTTCGAAGGCGATCGCGCCACCATCGAGCGCGAGGAAGGGCCTGCCCCGATCCTGGTCGCCCCCGCGGACGAGGCTCCTTCGGCCAGCGAGCAGGCTGCTGCAGCCGTCGGCGCGCGTCTTGAGGCCATCCTGCCGGATACGCCGGCCCCGGCCCCGGTCGTTGTGGCTCCTTTAGCCTCGCGGGACGACCTGGTTCTGCCGGAGCCGCCGGTGCCGGCTGCCGCCGTGCCAGCGGCCGTCCTCTATGAGGACTTCGAGGAGACCGTCAGCGCCCCGTTCCGCCTGACCCCGGAGCCGGTGGCTCCCGTCACGCCGACGCCGGTCGTCGAGGTGGTCGAAACCCCGGCCCCGCGTCCCTTCGTGGTCGAGCCCACCCTGTTCGAAACCGCAACCCGAACCTCGCCTTCGGTCTTCAATCTCGATGGTTTCTCGACCAGTGAGGACGTGACCCTGAGCGCCATGGACGTGCCGTTCACCGAACCGGAAGCCCCGCGCTTCGGCAATCTGAGCCTGCTGGTCAGCCTCGGCGTGCTGGGCCTGGCCATGTTCGGCGGCGGTGTGCTGTGGATCCTGACCGTGGCCTCGGGGCCGGGCTTCTCGCAGATCAAGATGTTCGGTTACGGCGCCAGCATGGTGGGGGCCATCTGCTTTGTCGTCTCGGCCTATCTGCTGCTGCGCAAGCTGGGTGGACCCGAAGAGGGCGACGAGGACTGA
- the mgtE gene encoding magnesium transporter, with amino-acid sequence MTRDIAELTDDALDKALLSQAALPEDLEDLALGDDYALNPEYVEMVIDAADSGNTERLRELVGALEPADVADLMGFLSSAYREEVIPLLDPEALGEIISEMDENLREEILEATPSVTLARALEELDTDDAADVIDDLDDTKRYQVLAAMGEIDRAAIETTLSYEDETAGRLMQREFLAAPEFWTAGHTIDHVREAGDSLPELFFDVYVVDPTYKPVGAIPISLLLRSRRETRLADLMEAVTEIQVEMDQEEVAYIFDKYHLISAPVVDSGGRLVGQITVDDIVEVIREEAEADILALAGVSDAGRDATVIDIVRARLPWLLLNLVTASIAVSGVAVFQDQIAQLVALAILMPIVSSLGGNAGTQSLAVAVRALASKELTTANARRIVLREVSVGLVNGLCLALVMGGATYLVFGPEDQHGKLAIIVGLALVTNIFTAAVGGILAPLALEKMGRDPAVSSSIFVTFLTDFTGFFAVLLIAALLLN; translated from the coding sequence ATGACCCGGGACATCGCCGAACTGACCGACGACGCGCTGGACAAGGCTCTGCTCTCCCAGGCCGCCCTTCCCGAGGACCTTGAAGACCTCGCCCTCGGCGATGACTACGCGCTCAATCCCGAATATGTCGAGATGGTGATCGACGCCGCCGATAGCGGCAATACCGAGCGCCTGCGCGAGCTGGTCGGGGCTCTGGAGCCCGCCGACGTCGCCGACCTGATGGGCTTTCTGTCCTCGGCCTATCGCGAAGAGGTCATTCCGCTCCTCGATCCCGAGGCGCTGGGCGAGATCATCTCGGAGATGGACGAGAATCTTCGCGAGGAGATCCTTGAGGCCACGCCCTCGGTGACCCTGGCCCGCGCGCTGGAAGAACTCGACACCGACGACGCCGCCGACGTCATCGACGATCTGGACGACACCAAGCGCTACCAGGTGCTGGCCGCCATGGGCGAGATCGATCGCGCCGCGATCGAGACCACCCTGTCCTATGAGGACGAGACCGCCGGCCGCCTGATGCAGCGCGAGTTCCTGGCGGCGCCCGAGTTCTGGACCGCCGGCCACACCATCGACCACGTGCGCGAGGCCGGCGACTCCCTGCCCGAGCTGTTCTTCGACGTCTATGTGGTAGATCCGACCTACAAGCCCGTCGGCGCCATTCCGATCAGTCTGTTGCTGCGCAGCCGCCGCGAGACGCGGCTGGCCGACCTGATGGAGGCGGTGACCGAAATCCAGGTCGAGATGGACCAGGAAGAGGTCGCCTATATCTTCGACAAGTATCACTTGATCAGCGCCCCGGTCGTCGACTCGGGCGGCCGGCTGGTGGGGCAGATCACGGTCGACGACATCGTCGAGGTCATCCGCGAAGAGGCCGAGGCGGATATCCTCGCCCTGGCCGGCGTGTCTGACGCCGGTCGCGACGCGACCGTGATCGACATCGTTCGCGCGCGCCTGCCGTGGCTGCTGCTGAACCTGGTCACCGCGAGCATCGCCGTCAGCGGCGTTGCGGTGTTCCAGGATCAGATCGCCCAGCTGGTGGCCCTGGCCATCCTGATGCCCATCGTCTCGTCCCTGGGCGGCAATGCAGGCACCCAGAGTCTGGCCGTGGCCGTGCGCGCCCTGGCCAGCAAGGAGCTGACCACAGCCAACGCCCGCCGCATCGTGCTGCGCGAGGTTTCCGTGGGGTTGGTCAATGGCCTGTGTCTTGCCCTGGTGATGGGCGGGGCCACCTATCTGGTCTTCGGCCCGGAGGATCAGCACGGCAAGCTGGCGATCATCGTGGGTCTGGCCCTGGTGACCAACATCTTCACCGCCGCCGTCGGCGGCATTCTGGCGCCTCTGGCCCTGGAGAAGATGGGCCGGGACCCTGCGGTCTCGTCATCGATCTTCGTGACCTTCCTGACCGATTTTACGGGCTTCTTCGCGGTTCTGCTGATCGCTGCCCTGCTGCTGAACTAG
- a CDS encoding FliM/FliN family flagellar motor switch protein, with translation MSQVNAVNVEISVLLGRSILPMQQLLRMGRGAVIPLDAKTNDEVWILANNHPIARGEIQISDDRIAIQVTRAADVYDYMAGGV, from the coding sequence GTGAGCCAGGTCAACGCCGTCAATGTCGAGATCTCCGTTCTTTTGGGGCGCTCGATCCTCCCCATGCAGCAGCTGCTGCGCATGGGCCGCGGCGCGGTGATCCCGCTGGACGCCAAGACCAATGACGAGGTCTGGATCCTGGCCAACAATCACCCGATCGCTCGCGGCGAGATCCAGATCAGCGACGATCGCATCGCCATCCAGGTCACGCGCGCCGCTGATGTCTATGACTACATGGCCGGCGGCGTTTAG
- the lipB gene encoding lipoyl(octanoyl) transferase LipB, with protein MLDRPLSLENKGNPRLGRSDGAPVGWAVSTGYVPYPAAVAAMEARAAAIAEGTAGELVWLLEHPPLYTAGISAKGSDLIEPDRFPVFESGRGGQYTYHGPGQRVAYVMLDMTRRGRDVRAFVEALEAWIIDALASFNVVGEMREGRVGVWVERKGPGWSREDKIAAIGVKLRKWVSFHGISLNVEPDLGHFSGIVPCGQTEHGVTSLVDLGLPVTLDEADAALKASFQRMFGAVEDADAPV; from the coding sequence ATGCTTGATCGCCCGTTAAGCCTTGAAAATAAAGGAAACCCGCGCCTGGGACGCAGCGACGGCGCGCCCGTGGGGTGGGCGGTTTCGACCGGTTACGTCCCCTACCCGGCAGCCGTTGCCGCCATGGAAGCGCGTGCCGCCGCCATTGCCGAGGGCACGGCGGGCGAACTGGTCTGGCTGCTGGAGCATCCGCCGCTCTATACCGCCGGCATTTCGGCCAAGGGCTCCGACCTGATCGAACCCGACCGCTTCCCGGTCTTCGAGAGCGGGCGCGGCGGCCAGTACACCTATCATGGCCCCGGCCAGAGGGTGGCCTATGTGATGCTGGACATGACCCGGCGCGGCCGCGACGTCCGGGCCTTTGTCGAGGCTCTGGAGGCCTGGATCATCGACGCCCTGGCCAGCTTCAATGTGGTCGGCGAGATGCGCGAGGGCCGGGTCGGGGTCTGGGTCGAGCGCAAGGGGCCGGGCTGGTCACGCGAGGACAAGATCGCCGCCATCGGCGTCAAGCTGCGCAAATGGGTCAGCTTTCACGGCATCAGCCTGAATGTGGAACCCGACCTTGGCCATTTCTCGGGCATCGTGCCCTGCGGCCAGACCGAGCACGGCGTCACCAGCCTGGTCGATCTGGGCTTGCCGGTGACCCTGGACGAGGCCGACGCGGCCCTGAAGGCCAGCTTCCAGCGGATGTTCGGGGCGGTGGAGGACGCGGACGCGCCGGTCTAG